The region TACCGGTTGATGCCCCCCTCAGGAAAACCGAAGTGGCAAGGCCAGGTGCATTTTGAGCTCCGGAGAAGGTGATTCCGGGTACTGTGTTCAACAATTGAGGAAGGCTCCTGCCCTGTGCACGTGCAATTTCCTGTGCTGAAATCACAGTAACAACGCGGCCGGTCTCACTTAGCTTTTTAGCCGACCGTGTAGCTGTAACTACTACCTCGTTTATGGAGCGGGTGCTGTCCTGCGCTTTAGACTCAGCACATAACAAGCTGGTTATTAAAACTGTTGGAAGAGATAATTTAAGTAGAACTTTGTTCATGTTGTGATATATGTAAATAGTAATTGCGTAAACCGCATATCATCACATAGCACGAATAAAAAAGAATGGAACACGCGCAACCACAACGGGCAGTGCAGTAACATCCAGGCTTCAATCCACGAAAGCTATGAATAATATGATGCTGAGGCAGGTATTCTGACTTGCTCCCCTCCGCCCGGTCTTCCCACCACCTTTCGGCAACAGTGACCATATGAATGGACTTTGGTTATTGGAGCTTACAGCTGCGGGACAGTTACGGATTTACACCATATTCCCTTTTAATCTCGATGGCAACACCGGGAACCTTAAGCGGGGTAAAAGTACAACAACAATTATCATCCGCAAATAAAAGGGTCTATATTTATCCTATGACAACTCGACTCTTGTTATTGCTGGTATTTTTAAGCAGTGTCGCATGTGCCCAAAAGGCTGATACTGTGTTCCTGAAAAAACTGTTGCAATCCCGGCCTGATCTGTTCGGCAGCATACTAAAACATCCTGCTCAAAACGAGGTGCAGATCATCTACACACAAATTGATCGCGATAAAAATAATCTACCTCACTTTACCTCTTATACTTACCGGCTTAATCCCAAACATTATTTCTACCCTGCCAGTACTGTAAAATTGCCTGCTGCCATATTCGCTCTTGAAAAAGCGAACAGGTTAGGTATTAAGAGCCTTAAAATCGCCGACATGATTACAGATAGTGCTTACTCCGGCCAAACCAGGATCATGACGGATACCTCATCAGAAACAGGTAACCCTTCAATAAGCAACTATATAAAAAAAATATTATTAGTAAGCGATAACGATGCTTATAACCGCATATACGAATTTGCAGGTCGCGAAGAGATCAACAAGAAACTTAAAAAGTATGGGCTCACTAACACCCGCATTGTTGGGAGGCTAGCGGTTGGAGACGGCGGCGAAAATGCACGTAATACCAACCCTGTCGTGTTCTATGCAGATAACGCAGCTATCTACGCCAAACCTGCACAACGCGACAGCAACAACTATCCTATGCAACTGGAAAACATGCAGCAAGGTAATGGTCATATTAACAGCGAAGACAAGCTGGTAATGAAACCCTTCGACTTTAGCGATAAAAATGTGTATCCTTTAGAAGACCAGCAAATGGTGCTTAAGAGGCTGCTGTTTCCTGAAGCGTTCCCCTTTAAAGAACGTTTTGTTTTAAGTGCCGAAGACTACAAGTTCATTTACCAGTATATGAGTATGTACCCTACAGAAAGCACTAAGCCCGGTTACGCGCGGCCCAACTACTACCCTGCCTATTGTAAGTTTTTGTATTACGGTGCCGACAGCTTGGCCAACATCAACCCCGATGTAAGGATATTTAACAAAGTAGGCGACTCATACGGCTATGATATAGACAATGCTTATATAATAGACTTTAAGAACAAAGTTGAATTTATGCTGACAGCCGTTGTACAATCTAATGAGGACGGCATTCTTAACGATAATAAGTACGAATATAACACCGTTTGCCTGCCTTTTTTGAAGAACCTTGGTCAGCTTGTTATGCAGCATGAACTCGTTAGAAAGAAGAAGTATTTGCCTGACCTTTCAAAATTTAAGTTTATTTACAGCAAGGGAAATAAATTGCATTAAAAGAAAACCCGATGGTATATGTGCTGTTAGATAACTGATAACACATTAGAAACCATGACAACAACA is a window of Mucilaginibacter terrenus DNA encoding:
- a CDS encoding serine hydrolase, with amino-acid sequence MTTRLLLLLVFLSSVACAQKADTVFLKKLLQSRPDLFGSILKHPAQNEVQIIYTQIDRDKNNLPHFTSYTYRLNPKHYFYPASTVKLPAAIFALEKANRLGIKSLKIADMITDSAYSGQTRIMTDTSSETGNPSISNYIKKILLVSDNDAYNRIYEFAGREEINKKLKKYGLTNTRIVGRLAVGDGGENARNTNPVVFYADNAAIYAKPAQRDSNNYPMQLENMQQGNGHINSEDKLVMKPFDFSDKNVYPLEDQQMVLKRLLFPEAFPFKERFVLSAEDYKFIYQYMSMYPTESTKPGYARPNYYPAYCKFLYYGADSLANINPDVRIFNKVGDSYGYDIDNAYIIDFKNKVEFMLTAVVQSNEDGILNDNKYEYNTVCLPFLKNLGQLVMQHELVRKKKYLPDLSKFKFIYSKGNKLH